DNA sequence from the Juglans microcarpa x Juglans regia isolate MS1-56 chromosome 5S, Jm3101_v1.0, whole genome shotgun sequence genome:
TGTTCAAGAGTTCTAGAAACAATTTAAAGTACTATGAGATAACCAAACAAAACACTCCCAGGCAAAATCCCTTGTCTGATCCCTTAACGATTTGCCTTGGCAACTCTCTCGATCTCATCCTTCTTCTTTATTGCATAGCTGGACAATGAAAGCAAAAATTCAGTAAGTCAATGACATCAAGAAGCAAGGGACACTCCTCTCCTTGGGGAGAGAAGGAAATAACCACGCAATTCCCAAGCTGAAGCAGGGGGTGAAGTGGAATAACTAAGCTCTTCTTTACCTGTTTGAAGAGCCCTTGGCAGCATTGATAAGTTCATCTGCCAAACATTCTGCAATGGTTTTAATATTGCGGAATGCAGATTCCCGAGCTCCAGTGGTAAGCAGATAAATAGCCTGATTAACACGTCGCAAAGGGGAAATATCAACAGCCTGACGCCTAACCACTCCGGCAGAGCCAATACGGGTTGCATCTTCACGAGGTCCACTGCAGTCACAGATGTTCAGAAGATTTTGTCACCAGAAATTTCATTTTAGAacattgaaaactataaaatgACTCACTATCAGTGAGCATACACCAACTTCTCAATTTGAACAGACAAATCATTAGTACATATTAAAATGCAACTCCTTTTAGCATTTTCCGAATCTCCCCTCCCACTTTTGACAAACTAATATTTTCCATTAGAAGATTTGATGATACATAGATGAACCTCTGATTTTCCTACATGCAAGaggaaaaattatactcatccaGTGTACCTGTTCACAACTGCGTCAACAATAACTTGAATGGGATTCAGATCGGTTAGCAAATGAATAATTTCCATTGCATGTTTAATAATCCTGACAGCCATTAGTTTCTTTCCATTATTCCTGCCGTGCATCATCAGAGAGTTTGTAAGCCTCTCCACAATAGGACACTGAGCCTTACGAAATCTCTTGACAGAGTATCTTCCAGCAGTGTGAGGAACATAGGTAGCATGCTTGGCTGGTACCACTCCAACGTAATCAGCAAGTGAAATGTCACTGacctaaatgaaaaaaaaaaaaaaataaagcaaaatcaCAATGGCGAAGGAGATAGCAATTTATATGGACAAGTTTAACTAAAAGAGTTGCATAAGAAAAACCAACTAAGGGATTCCAAATAAATTACATGAACATATAACACAGAACATGGTATATGGCACAACGTAAAGAGGCAAAGCAAAGAACAACATGGCTTCTAGGTATGATCAATCAGGGATGAGGCACCTCCCGCCAACAatcaaagaaatttaaatgatCCTTAACAACTTATCAGAAGAATCTTGTTCAATCTAAAATTGGATCATCAGCCACTGTCAACTAGTAGGAGTTTAACCATGACGGGATGTAACCTCAAAAGAAAAGCAGTACGAAAATCTCATGGGCATCATAAAACAGGGAAAAAACCAGTTTCATAGGAACGATTGCCTCATGCGTCAACAGTTTGCATAATATCAAGTAGTGCTCCAAGGATGATAAAACCATCTTTCAATCACAGATTGCCCCATTGTTTTAATAATCCACGTAGATGAATAAAATCATTCCACGGAAATTTAGAACGCAGTAGTTGATCCAAACAAGAAAGACCCAGGATTAGTTTCAATGATGCATTGCTGTAATGAATCGGAGATATGGTCAGGCCAAAATACAAATCATCGTTTACGATCTTAGGAAAGGTGACAGAAGGTCAATATCTCGAAATCGCAGTCATTAATTCAAGCTAACAACGACAACGGGCAACAAAATGAACAAGTATCAACAGGAAATGCAATGAGATCCAGCTATAGCAGCAAAAGCTACATGGCACTCCATTAATAACCGCCTCCATTAATAACCGCTAAACGTATTCGACCAACAAATCggaaaactattaaaaaaaaacacaccaGTTAAGTAAATGCTAATGTACAAGAAAGAAACGGATCTGTCCAAAATGTCGCATAACATCAATCTGTTCGCGACTAAAACAAATAGCCATCTTGCACTTCTCTAGATTTCATTTTTGGCCCGTTGCGGTTACGTTCTTAAAACCAAACATAGAGTAAAATATACAGTTAAGAGAGAAAAACTAAAGATTTGAAGGATTTGGAAAGATGGAAACCTGCACGTCATCAAAGCTCCAACGGTTGAAAAGCTTCACATCGTGGTGAGGTT
Encoded proteins:
- the LOC121268120 gene encoding 40S ribosomal protein S5, whose amino-acid sequence is MADVEVAVAQEPAEPHHDVKLFNRWSFDDVQVSDISLADYVGVVPAKHATYVPHTAGRYSVKRFRKAQCPIVERLTNSLMMHGRNNGKKLMAVRIIKHAMEIIHLLTDLNPIQVIVDAVVNSGPREDATRIGSAGVVRRQAVDISPLRRVNQAIYLLTTGARESAFRNIKTIAECLADELINAAKGSSNSYAIKKKDEIERVAKANR